In Caldisphaera lagunensis DSM 15908, a single genomic region encodes these proteins:
- a CDS encoding PIN domain-containing protein, translating into MTKVILDSNMIIMLGKGIITISMFEDLLEQKFNLITTSSVIDELKKISEQNKNRIININIKFGLNIIKNKVEIIETKNVTDADDSIFYTSLDLKNKGEVVFVATNDRELRSRLRIAKIPTIYYRDSKSKLELEWKELD; encoded by the coding sequence TTGACTAAGGTAATTTTGGATTCTAATATGATTATTATGCTTGGAAAAGGGATTATTACCATATCTATGTTTGAAGATTTGCTTGAACAAAAATTCAATTTAATAACGACGTCCAGTGTAATTGATGAATTGAAAAAGATCTCTGAACAAAACAAAAATAGAATAATAAACATTAATATAAAGTTCGGTTTAAATATAATAAAAAATAAAGTTGAAATTATAGAGACCAAAAATGTCACTGATGCCGATGATTCCATATTCTATACTTCTTTAGATTTGAAAAATAAAGGTGAAGTTGTTTTTGTTGCAACAAACGATAGAGAGCTAAGAAGTAGGCTTAGGATTGCAAAAATCCCTACAATATATTATAGGGATTCTAAATCAAAACTTGAATTAGAATGGAAAGAATTAGATTAA
- a CDS encoding carbon-nitrogen hydrolase family protein, translating into MEKLKITIVQFRRRPLIDENLWNAISLVKNKTDIIVFSENWLSNKPIALNDYSYYLEKIGNILDANILGGIQYVYDNGYIKSVGMGYIDGKLVKICEKINPSKAVGERNYLVEGKYVKPIKVNSWYIGCVACVDIFYPEISRIHALNNADILYNPASISNESLALWHSTLQTRAAENVVYSIGVNNTNTVYPDNRITAGGSIVFNPHGDKIIELGSDDEAIDIILDYDYFNYVKNRWAFRDDLIKKYSIFYKNNFL; encoded by the coding sequence ATGGAAAAGCTGAAAATAACAATAGTTCAATTTAGAAGAAGACCTTTAATAGATGAAAATCTATGGAATGCAATTTCTTTAGTTAAGAACAAAACGGATATAATTGTTTTTAGTGAAAATTGGTTATCAAATAAACCGATTGCTTTAAATGATTATAGCTATTACTTAGAAAAAATAGGAAATATTTTAGATGCAAATATTTTAGGTGGAATTCAATATGTTTATGATAATGGATATATAAAAAGTGTTGGAATGGGTTATATAGATGGAAAATTGGTTAAAATTTGTGAAAAAATAAATCCATCTAAGGCTGTTGGAGAAAGAAATTATCTGGTTGAGGGTAAATATGTAAAACCAATAAAGGTTAATAGTTGGTATATAGGATGTGTAGCCTGTGTTGATATTTTTTACCCAGAAATATCAAGAATTCATGCATTGAATAATGCTGATATATTATATAATCCTGCTAGTATATCCAATGAAAGCCTAGCATTATGGCATTCAACTTTACAAACAAGAGCAGCTGAAAATGTTGTTTATTCTATTGGCGTTAATAATACAAACACAGTTTATCCTGATAATAGAATTACAGCTGGAGGGAGTATAGTATTTAATCCTCATGGAGATAAAATTATAGAATTGGGAAGTGATGATGAAGCAATAGATATTATTTTAGATTATGATTATTTTAATTATGTTAAGAATAGATGGGCGTTTAGGGATGATTTAATAAAAAAATATTCTATTTTTTATAAAAATAATTTCTTATAA
- a CDS encoding glycosyltransferase family 39 protein, with product MNLNTEKLKRISFIIGFIITIGFSYMVGISAYHIATTTNGGGYNNSYISDEIYYVDSARRILVNVFGYKGATYPYSGETLSTYYNFEHPPLAKYIIALSMALLGDKPINWRIPSILMASLIPLIIYLGISIKNDIKWIFLGTIAAMISSSDHILIVMGSVALLDIYAAFFLTIAIVMAFRKRLLLSAVFVGLSAASKETGLFGVLALIILIFALYGKKAEALRKIGEVILIILAVILVVYIPLFYHFGVLNILQQTIGGLKWDLQSRPPGPPTSSPSGWLFNVDPFILSYSPLLEASTTPVIEVPAMISAISIFITCLLYKREYCCNVGSVFYVSIFLGFWLVYLSGNRTLYSFYSVILTPAAAFTLIEALNLIIGGKNGKAENNNSSI from the coding sequence TTGAATTTAAACACAGAAAAATTAAAGAGAATATCTTTTATAATAGGATTCATTATTACTATAGGCTTCTCTTATATGGTAGGAATTTCAGCCTATCACATCGCCACTACAACAAATGGAGGTGGTTACAATAATTCCTATATAAGTGATGAGATTTATTATGTTGATAGCGCAAGGAGGATATTAGTTAATGTATTTGGATATAAAGGTGCAACATATCCATATAGTGGTGAAACTTTATCAACATATTATAATTTTGAGCACCCTCCATTGGCCAAATATATTATAGCATTGTCAATGGCATTATTAGGTGATAAACCTATAAATTGGAGAATACCTAGCATATTAATGGCATCATTAATACCATTAATAATATATTTGGGAATATCTATCAAAAATGATATAAAATGGATTTTTTTAGGCACAATTGCTGCAATGATTAGTTCATCAGATCACATACTAATAGTTATGGGATCAGTAGCTTTATTAGATATTTATGCCGCTTTCTTTTTAACGATAGCTATTGTAATGGCCTTTAGAAAAAGGCTTTTGTTATCTGCAGTTTTTGTTGGACTTTCTGCGGCATCAAAAGAAACTGGATTGTTTGGCGTGTTAGCTCTTATAATATTGATTTTTGCGTTATATGGTAAAAAAGCTGAAGCGTTAAGGAAGATTGGAGAAGTAATATTAATTATTTTGGCAGTTATCTTAGTTGTTTATATTCCATTATTTTATCATTTTGGTGTATTAAATATATTACAACAAACCATTGGGGGGTTAAAATGGGATTTGCAAAGTAGGCCTCCAGGACCTCCAACTAGTTCACCAAGTGGATGGTTATTTAATGTAGATCCATTTATATTATCATATTCTCCCTTATTAGAAGCATCAACAACTCCTGTTATTGAGGTTCCTGCTATGATTTCAGCTATAAGCATTTTCATTACTTGTCTCCTTTATAAGAGGGAATATTGCTGTAATGTTGGATCAGTATTTTATGTATCAATATTTCTAGGATTTTGGTTAGTTTACCTTTCCGGAAATCGTACCCTTTATAGCTTTTATTCGGTAATATTAACACCTGCGGCTGCATTTACATTAATTGAAGCACTTAATTTAATCATAGGTGGAAAAAATGGAAAAGCTGAAAATAACAATAGTTCAATTTAG
- a CDS encoding acyl-CoA mutase large subunit family protein, giving the protein MGNLYDKNSLKEIKKSLENWQNNVLPQWLQQVPEREKEFTNLSNIQIKNLYTPLDIEDFDYDSKLGFPGSYPFTRGIHATMYRARLWTMRMFSGFGGPEETNKRLKFLIEHGETGLSLAFDYPTLIGIDPDDPMAEGEVGIVGVSVPSIEDMRIVFDGINMGEVTTNMTINPPAPVLLSFYVGVAEMQGVPYYKIGGTTQNDPLKEFIAQKSYVFPPEPAVRVSMDLIEWSVKNLPKWNPISVSGYHIREAGSTAVQELAFTIADGIEYVRQLISRGLDVDEFAPRISFFWDSHINFFEEIAKFRAARRMWAKIMKDWFHAKKERSMWMRFHTQTAGVSLTAQQPWNNIIRTAIEAMAAVLGGTQSLHTNSFDEPFRVPSEFAAKIALRTQQIIAYESGIADTIDPLAGSYYVEWLTDEIEEQAWKYIDKIEKLGGMLEAVKKGFPQREVTEASYNYQKQVDEKKKYIVGVNIFEDNQVDEIRNVPLLEFDQAEIEKRQKARINKIKSERDKELWERSLNELRKAAEGDVNLMPYILQAAKAKATLGEIMSTLKEVFGAYVEPPIY; this is encoded by the coding sequence ATGGGTAATTTATACGACAAAAACTCATTAAAAGAGATTAAAAAATCGTTGGAAAATTGGCAAAATAATGTCCTTCCACAATGGTTACAACAAGTTCCAGAAAGAGAAAAAGAGTTTACCAATTTAAGTAATATACAAATCAAGAATCTATATACTCCATTAGATATAGAAGATTTTGACTATGATTCCAAATTAGGCTTTCCTGGTAGTTACCCATTTACAAGAGGAATCCATGCAACTATGTATAGAGCCAGACTATGGACAATGAGAATGTTTAGTGGATTTGGAGGGCCTGAAGAAACTAATAAAAGATTAAAGTTCTTGATTGAACATGGAGAAACAGGACTTAGCTTGGCTTTTGATTATCCTACATTAATAGGAATAGATCCAGATGACCCAATGGCCGAAGGAGAAGTGGGAATAGTAGGAGTAAGTGTGCCATCAATTGAAGACATGAGAATAGTATTTGATGGAATAAATATGGGAGAAGTTACAACAAATATGACAATAAATCCGCCAGCACCTGTTTTATTAAGCTTTTATGTAGGAGTTGCTGAGATGCAAGGAGTTCCTTATTATAAAATAGGAGGAACAACGCAAAATGATCCTCTAAAAGAATTCATAGCTCAGAAAAGCTATGTATTTCCACCAGAACCTGCTGTTAGAGTTAGCATGGATCTAATAGAATGGAGTGTGAAGAATTTACCGAAATGGAATCCAATAAGTGTAAGCGGATATCATATAAGAGAAGCTGGGTCTACAGCAGTTCAAGAATTAGCATTTACCATTGCAGATGGAATAGAATATGTAAGACAATTAATATCAAGAGGTCTAGATGTAGATGAGTTCGCACCTAGAATAAGTTTCTTCTGGGATTCGCATATAAACTTCTTTGAAGAAATTGCAAAGTTTAGAGCCGCAAGAAGGATGTGGGCAAAAATTATGAAAGATTGGTTCCATGCAAAAAAGGAGAGAAGCATGTGGATGAGATTCCATACTCAAACAGCTGGAGTTTCCTTAACAGCTCAACAACCATGGAATAATATAATAAGGACTGCAATAGAAGCTATGGCAGCCGTCTTAGGAGGAACCCAAAGCTTACATACTAATAGCTTTGATGAGCCATTTAGGGTACCTAGTGAATTTGCAGCAAAAATTGCATTAAGAACACAGCAAATAATTGCTTATGAATCTGGCATAGCTGATACAATAGATCCCTTAGCCGGTAGTTATTATGTTGAATGGCTCACTGATGAAATTGAAGAGCAAGCTTGGAAATATATTGATAAAATTGAAAAGCTTGGTGGTATGCTAGAGGCTGTTAAAAAAGGATTTCCACAAAGAGAAGTTACTGAAGCAAGCTATAATTATCAAAAGCAAGTTGATGAAAAGAAGAAATATATTGTTGGAGTAAATATATTTGAAGATAATCAAGTCGATGAAATAAGAAATGTTCCATTATTGGAGTTCGATCAAGCAGAAATTGAAAAAAGACAAAAGGCAAGAATAAATAAAATAAAAAGTGAAAGAGATAAGGAATTATGGGAAAGATCTTTAAATGAGTTAAGAAAGGCAGCAGAAGGGGATGTTAATCTTATGCCTTATATATTACAAGCCGCGAAAGCGAAGGCAACTCTAGGAGAAATTATGAGTACTTTAAAGGAGGTGTTTGGAGCATATGTTGAGCCCCCAATATACTAA
- a CDS encoding translation initiation factor IF-2 subunit gamma: protein MSENKLEKIQPEVNIGVIGHVDHGKTTLVQALTGTWTMRHSEEIKRGMTIKLGYADGEVWECEGCEFPENYTPEPVCECSPNLKPKLIRRISYVDAPGHEILMATMLSGAALIDGAILVIAANEAAPQPQTLEHFLALDILGIRNLVIVQNKIDVVSTERAKESYNEIRKFISNTWAEKAPIIPVSSLKRVNIDALLAAIEKYIPTPKKDYNKDPLMFVVRSFDVNKPGTKPEDLVGGVLGGSIIQGKFKIGDEIEISPGTQISENKYEPISTEITSLRFGKYEVEEAKPGGLVAIGTKLDPSLTKSDNLVGNIIGKPGSIPPAINELEFEYHLFKNVVGSKEEIKVEPLMKNEILMLAVGTSLTIGTINSISKEAVSVKLKRPVVAWKGLRVAMSRRIAGRWRLIGWGLINN, encoded by the coding sequence ATGTCTGAAAACAAGCTAGAAAAAATACAACCTGAAGTCAATATTGGAGTTATTGGCCATGTAGATCATGGAAAAACTACATTAGTTCAAGCACTTACAGGAACTTGGACTATGAGACATAGCGAAGAAATTAAGAGAGGAATGACCATAAAATTAGGATATGCAGATGGAGAAGTATGGGAATGTGAAGGTTGTGAATTTCCAGAAAATTATACCCCAGAACCTGTTTGTGAATGTTCACCAAATTTAAAACCTAAACTTATAAGAAGAATATCATATGTTGATGCCCCTGGGCATGAAATATTAATGGCAACAATGTTGTCCGGGGCAGCATTGATAGATGGGGCTATATTGGTAATAGCTGCAAACGAAGCGGCTCCACAACCTCAAACCCTTGAGCATTTTCTAGCGCTTGATATCTTGGGTATCAGAAACCTAGTTATAGTTCAGAATAAAATAGATGTAGTTTCTACAGAAAGAGCTAAGGAAAGCTATAATGAGATAAGGAAATTTATAAGTAATACATGGGCTGAAAAAGCACCAATTATACCAGTTAGTTCCCTCAAAAGGGTAAATATTGATGCACTCCTTGCAGCAATAGAAAAATATATCCCTACGCCAAAAAAGGATTATAATAAAGATCCATTAATGTTTGTTGTAAGAAGCTTTGATGTAAATAAGCCAGGTACAAAGCCTGAGGATTTAGTAGGAGGAGTATTAGGCGGTTCTATAATACAAGGTAAATTCAAAATAGGAGATGAAATTGAAATAAGTCCTGGTACGCAAATTAGCGAAAATAAATACGAACCTATATCAACTGAAATAACGAGTCTTAGATTTGGTAAATATGAAGTCGAAGAAGCTAAACCAGGGGGATTAGTTGCTATAGGAACTAAATTAGATCCTTCACTAACCAAATCAGATAATTTAGTTGGCAATATAATAGGCAAACCTGGGTCAATACCACCAGCTATTAATGAATTAGAATTTGAATATCATCTATTTAAAAATGTCGTAGGATCAAAAGAAGAAATAAAAGTTGAACCATTAATGAAAAATGAAATCTTAATGCTTGCTGTTGGTACCAGTTTAACTATCGGTACAATAAACTCTATATCTAAAGAAGCGGTGTCAGTAAAATTAAAGAGACCAGTTGTTGCATGGAAAGGATTAAGAGTTGCAATGAGCAGAAGGATTGCTGGTAGATGGAGATTAATAGGGTGGGGGCTTATAAATAATTGA
- the amrS gene encoding AmmeMemoRadiSam system radical SAM enzyme, translating into MVRPESDSARLKSHIRIAKFWTTLNDKQNWVKCNLCHRRCLIAPNAWGVCGVRKNIDGKLYTMVYGLLTAENADPIEKKPLMHFNPGSTVLSISTVGCDFFCAFCQNWEISQSRLEKGLYGERKEPEEIIRDAINIKADGISYTYNEPTIMYEFMYDTASLAKKNDLFNTMVTNGYMTPEAVDDIGNLMDAATVDFKGGGNKEFYRKYMGVPNPEPILETLKAMKDKKIWIEITNLVVPKVGDKDEDIKKLAKWIVENLGDNVPFHLLRFHPDYKMLDSEDTPVKTLERLANIAKNEGLKYVYIGNVPGHQMEHTYCPKCGYPLIERYGFYITAWRLTDDNRCPRCGTKIDIVGKKRSSSPFSLSLL; encoded by the coding sequence TTGGTACGACCCGAGAGCGATTCAGCTAGATTAAAGAGTCATATAAGAATTGCTAAGTTTTGGACAACATTAAATGATAAACAAAACTGGGTTAAATGCAACCTATGCCATAGAAGATGCCTAATTGCACCCAATGCGTGGGGTGTTTGTGGAGTAAGAAAAAATATTGATGGAAAACTATATACAATGGTTTATGGTTTATTGACTGCAGAAAATGCTGATCCTATAGAAAAGAAACCCTTAATGCATTTTAATCCAGGAAGCACAGTTTTAAGTATATCAACAGTTGGATGTGATTTCTTTTGTGCATTTTGCCAAAATTGGGAAATTAGTCAAAGCAGGCTAGAAAAAGGACTTTATGGCGAAAGAAAAGAACCAGAAGAAATAATAAGAGATGCAATAAACATTAAAGCTGATGGTATTTCCTATACATATAATGAACCTACCATAATGTATGAATTTATGTATGATACAGCAAGCTTAGCAAAGAAAAATGACCTATTCAATACAATGGTCACCAATGGTTATATGACGCCCGAGGCTGTTGATGATATTGGAAATTTAATGGATGCCGCTACAGTTGATTTTAAAGGGGGAGGAAATAAGGAATTTTACAGAAAATACATGGGAGTACCAAACCCAGAACCCATTTTAGAAACATTAAAAGCTATGAAAGATAAGAAAATTTGGATTGAAATAACCAACTTAGTTGTTCCAAAAGTTGGAGATAAAGATGAAGATATTAAGAAATTAGCTAAATGGATTGTTGAAAATTTGGGTGATAATGTTCCATTCCATCTTCTCAGATTCCATCCAGATTATAAAATGCTTGACAGCGAAGATACGCCAGTTAAAACATTAGAAAGGCTTGCAAACATAGCAAAAAATGAAGGTCTTAAATATGTATATATTGGTAATGTACCCGGTCATCAAATGGAACACACATATTGCCCAAAATGCGGTTATCCTTTAATAGAAAGGTATGGATTCTATATAACTGCATGGAGACTTACAGACGATAATAGATGTCCAAGATGTGGAACAAAGATTGATATAGTGGGTAAGAAAAGAAGTTCAAGCCCATTTTCTTTATCTTTACTATAA
- a CDS encoding glycogen/starch/alpha-glucan phosphorylase has translation MDNILISITPEIALDEFYSYAGGLGILEGDKFYAALSRNLKYYVLTLLYKQGYVDYSFDQNDNPIPLPQSQPLPLESLLKPEKEFQILLKSQSVIARPWIYEKGKSKVVFFEAECPKWVRGFCDRLYIEKSYEEKIYKYIFLAKASAYYIKNIIGLENVKYIDLQEAYTAITMLALPEFKNYRFTTHTPGPWGHPVYPSSILHEEFGYDSSDEFVTLTKIGLEKSIISYTVSAKHEEITKNVFKDYKDKINHITNGVNLDRWVGDHIKDLIKSKGLDKIEKEDIWDAHQKSRNELSIFLKNYKPDLKIDNKPIVIWLRRMTPYKRPYFITRFIEENSISKDAIFVIGGKAHPNDKEGLNYVGYFRKLSKKYPNVIHLHNYDVFNAKMLLSGSDIQTFTPFSGWEACGTSYMKSLANGVPVIGSRDGGALEVIKHGENGWLFGQDLRELIEFYTDPKAKEIDEKDFEEFSNYLEKAINIFGSDEYKQMELNALKTYKLVDINNVLDKLYFNEKMDKNVENNQ, from the coding sequence TTGGACAACATATTAATATCTATAACGCCAGAAATTGCATTAGATGAATTTTATTCTTATGCTGGAGGTTTAGGAATTTTAGAAGGAGATAAATTTTATGCTGCATTGTCACGAAATCTAAAATACTATGTTTTAACTTTACTTTATAAACAAGGTTATGTTGATTATAGCTTTGATCAAAATGATAATCCAATTCCTCTCCCTCAATCCCAACCCTTACCATTGGAGTCTTTATTAAAACCAGAAAAGGAATTTCAAATACTATTAAAATCTCAAAGTGTAATAGCAAGACCTTGGATATATGAAAAAGGGAAAAGCAAGGTAGTATTTTTTGAGGCTGAATGCCCTAAATGGGTTAGGGGTTTTTGTGATAGATTATATATAGAAAAGAGTTATGAAGAAAAGATATATAAATACATCTTTCTAGCAAAGGCATCTGCATATTATATAAAAAACATTATTGGATTAGAAAATGTAAAATACATAGACTTACAAGAAGCATATACAGCAATTACGATGCTAGCTTTGCCAGAATTCAAAAACTATAGGTTTACAACCCACACACCAGGACCTTGGGGTCATCCTGTTTATCCATCTTCAATATTACATGAGGAATTTGGCTATGATTCAAGCGATGAATTCGTTACCTTAACAAAAATTGGTCTTGAAAAGTCTATTATTTCATACACTGTTTCGGCAAAACATGAAGAAATAACAAAAAATGTATTTAAAGATTATAAAGATAAAATAAATCATATTACCAATGGTGTTAATTTAGATAGATGGGTTGGAGATCATATTAAAGATCTTATAAAATCTAAGGGCCTAGATAAAATAGAAAAAGAAGATATATGGGATGCACATCAAAAATCTAGAAATGAGCTAAGTATTTTCTTGAAAAATTATAAACCTGATTTAAAGATTGATAATAAGCCTATAGTTATTTGGCTAAGAAGGATGACTCCGTATAAGAGACCATATTTTATAACAAGGTTTATTGAGGAAAATAGCATTAGCAAAGATGCTATATTTGTTATAGGAGGGAAGGCACATCCTAATGATAAAGAAGGCTTAAATTATGTAGGATACTTCAGAAAATTGTCTAAAAAATATCCTAATGTAATTCATTTACATAATTATGATGTTTTTAATGCTAAAATGCTCTTATCTGGTAGTGATATACAAACATTTACTCCATTTTCAGGTTGGGAAGCATGTGGAACATCATATATGAAGTCTTTAGCTAATGGAGTTCCAGTAATTGGATCAAGAGATGGAGGTGCGCTAGAAGTTATAAAACATGGAGAAAATGGGTGGCTTTTTGGTCAGGATTTAAGAGAATTAATTGAATTCTATACAGACCCTAAGGCAAAGGAAATAGACGAAAAAGATTTTGAAGAATTTTCAAATTATCTAGAAAAAGCTATTAATATATTTGGAAGCGATGAATATAAACAAATGGAACTTAACGCATTAAAGACATACAAACTAGTTGACATTAATAATGTATTAGATAAATTATATTTTAATGAAAAAATGGATAAAAATGTAGAAAATAACCAATAA
- a CDS encoding nucleotidyltransferase family protein — protein sequence MSLALILAGGYGKRLRPLTLDKPKPLVPINERPLIVYQLEWLKHYDIDEIALLAGYHKEKLIEELGSGSKYGVSISYVIEDEPLGTGGALKKAAHIYKNHEKFLVTNGDIITNIDPNIILSSLKGNIIAAMAVVPLRSPYGVLDIDNNGYVKGFKEKPLLYDYWINAGIYAFKPEIINYLPDKGDIETTTFPKLSSEGKMIAIKFEIPKYYWRSIDTHKDLEEASDEINRMGGLFK from the coding sequence ATGAGTCTCGCTTTAATATTAGCTGGTGGATATGGCAAAAGGTTAAGACCTCTTACGTTAGATAAGCCAAAACCATTAGTACCAATTAATGAAAGACCACTAATAGTTTATCAATTAGAATGGTTAAAACATTATGATATCGATGAAATCGCCTTATTAGCTGGATATCATAAAGAAAAGCTAATAGAAGAGTTAGGAAGTGGTTCTAAATATGGAGTTTCTATTTCTTATGTTATAGAAGATGAACCTTTAGGGACTGGTGGCGCATTGAAGAAGGCAGCCCATATTTATAAAAATCATGAAAAGTTTTTAGTAACAAATGGTGATATTATAACAAATATTGATCCTAATATCATACTTTCATCTTTGAAGGGAAATATTATAGCGGCCATGGCTGTAGTTCCGCTTAGAAGCCCTTATGGAGTATTAGATATTGATAATAATGGCTATGTAAAAGGATTTAAAGAAAAACCATTACTTTATGATTATTGGATTAATGCTGGTATTTATGCTTTTAAGCCAGAGATAATTAACTATTTGCCTGATAAAGGAGATATAGAAACGACTACATTTCCTAAATTATCTTCAGAGGGTAAGATGATTGCCATAAAATTTGAAATTCCAAAATATTATTGGAGAAGTATTGATACCCATAAAGATTTAGAAGAAGCGTCTGATGAAATAAATCGTATGGGAGGTCTATTTAAATAA
- a CDS encoding transcription elongation factor yields MFCPKCGGVMVPIKKNGKVLLRCTKCGYEMEATSNAVNEYKSVSKTAEKEKVLTTKTVGQEENVNSEENKEELEQAKEDYYELVLDQMGEYGDQI; encoded by the coding sequence ATGTTCTGTCCTAAATGTGGAGGCGTAATGGTGCCTATAAAGAAGAATGGAAAGGTCTTGTTGAGATGTACAAAGTGTGGATATGAGATGGAAGCAACAAGTAATGCAGTGAATGAATATAAGAGTGTATCGAAAACTGCAGAAAAGGAAAAAGTATTAACTACTAAAACTGTAGGTCAAGAAGAAAATGTTAATAGTGAAGAAAATAAGGAAGAATTAGAACAGGCTAAAGAAGACTACTATGAATTAGTACTTGATCAGATGGGTGAATATGGAGATCAAATATGA
- a CDS encoding ABC transporter substrate-binding protein — MVKLYSEILSKEIEIPDRPEKIVSLAPAITETLYLIGAGDRVVGVSFFCNKPPEVSKKPRVGAYLNVNYNLLEKLNPDLLLVTTGAQRDRINELETKGYKVYPIPLPVNIYGILDNVMITGIIANEQEKARELAFNLTEKILKLKDILKGIRIYYEIDLGGPVSVGSHSYIGDAFKFMGLSHAFEKERVPYVINPDPNYIINYNPDIIVYEQKMNENATVEKYIKNLEKRNIKDIDAIKKKKIVIMEYDSLAHYGPSFFDAAMRLAERIKNLI, encoded by the coding sequence GTGGTTAAGCTTTACTCTGAAATATTAAGTAAAGAAATTGAGATTCCTGATAGACCTGAAAAAATTGTTAGTTTAGCTCCAGCAATTACTGAAACCCTTTATTTAATTGGTGCAGGGGATAGAGTAGTTGGGGTTAGTTTCTTCTGTAATAAGCCTCCTGAAGTAAGTAAAAAGCCAAGAGTTGGGGCATATTTAAATGTAAATTATAATTTGTTAGAAAAGCTAAATCCTGATCTCTTGTTAGTTACAACTGGTGCTCAAAGAGATAGAATTAACGAATTAGAAACAAAAGGATATAAAGTATATCCAATACCTTTACCAGTAAATATTTACGGCATACTTGATAATGTTATGATTACAGGAATAATTGCAAATGAACAAGAAAAGGCTAGAGAATTAGCATTTAACCTTACAGAAAAAATATTAAAACTTAAAGATATTCTCAAAGGCATAAGAATATATTATGAAATAGATTTAGGAGGGCCTGTTAGCGTTGGATCTCACAGCTATATAGGAGATGCATTTAAATTTATGGGTTTATCTCACGCATTTGAAAAAGAAAGAGTCCCTTATGTAATAAATCCTGATCCTAATTACATAATTAATTATAATCCTGATATAATTGTCTATGAACAAAAAATGAATGAAAATGCTACTGTAGAAAAATACATTAAGAATTTGGAAAAAAGAAATATTAAAGATATTGATGCTATTAAGAAAAAGAAAATTGTAATCATGGAATATGATAGCTTAGCTCATTATGGCCCAAGCTTTTTTGATGCTGCAATGAGGTTAGCAGAAAGAATAAAGAATTTAATATGA
- a CDS encoding peroxiredoxin: protein MLKEGNLAPDFELTSNNGEKVKLSNFKGRFVVLYFYPRAMTAGCTREGLRFNELYDDFKKLNVEILGVSTDSVDKIKKFSERYGFKFKLLSDAEGYVVGLYGVKKDSTSLAAERTTFIIDPNGIIVKILKNIRPAEKHADQSLEELKKIINK from the coding sequence ATGTTAAAAGAAGGAAATTTGGCGCCAGACTTTGAATTAACATCAAATAATGGTGAAAAAGTCAAATTATCTAATTTCAAGGGAAGGTTTGTTGTATTGTATTTTTATCCTAGAGCTATGACAGCAGGATGTACAAGAGAAGGATTGAGATTCAATGAACTATATGATGATTTTAAGAAACTTAATGTAGAAATTCTAGGCGTTTCTACAGACAGCGTAGATAAAATAAAGAAATTTTCTGAAAGATATGGATTTAAATTTAAGTTGTTAAGTGATGCCGAAGGCTATGTTGTAGGCTTATATGGTGTAAAAAAGGATTCAACATCATTGGCAGCCGAAAGAACTACTTTTATTATTGATCCTAATGGGATCATTGTTAAGATACTCAAAAATATAAGGCCTGCTGAAAAGCATGCAGATCAATCTTTGGAGGAACTTAAGAAAATTATTAATAAATAA